Genomic DNA from Oncorhynchus tshawytscha isolate Ot180627B linkage group LG04, Otsh_v2.0, whole genome shotgun sequence:
cccagtggagagaggggaaccggccagccagagacagcaagagcggtTCGTTGatccagtgcctttctgttcaccttcacactcctgggccagacaacactcaatcacaggacccactgaagagatgagtcttcaataaagacttaaaggttgagaccgagtctgcgtctctcacatgggtaggcagaccagtccataaaaatggagctctataggagaaagccctgcctctagctgtttgtttagaaattctagggacagtaaggaggcctgcgtcttgtgaccgtagcgtacgtgtaggtatgtacggcaggaccaaatcggaaagataggtaggagcaagcccatgtaatgctttgtaggttagcagtaaaaccttgaatcAGCCcttgtgaagacatcacaactatgaaataacacatatggattcagttaagaactcattcttatttacaaggacagcctaccgTCTCCCACGTGCCTGCAATAtggaagactatcaaatgcttctcaaagttgCCCTCTGGTGGtgaaactagcaataacttgcattAACAGAAAAAAATGGCTGACAAATAGATAaagtgccacagaatgctgcgtTATCCATCAAGGTGTGCcgcagtatgacgcaacttttaaaggatgaACCACTGTATAACACTTATATGGTGCCAATTGgattggctctctctctctctctctcccaggtgatCAAAGACCTGAAGGGTTCAGACTACAGCTGGTCCTACcagacccctccctcctcccccagcagTTCTGGCTCCAGGAAGAGCAGCATGTGCAGGTACGAACCGGAGGGAGACAGGACACATGGGCAAGAAATACAGACATTTGTATTGACATGgattaatttgatttgatcaacaaAGGGGGATTCTTTGTTTTTGTTCTGAGCCTAGGTGTGTGGATGACGTGTTGTAGGCTATGTGAGTGTGAACACGCAGTATGTCTGACAATGAAAGTGACAGCGAAAGTGTGTCAGTGAGAGGTGCCGTTCAGATAAGTGTCGTATCTTAGGGGGAAAAAAGGCGCCCCTGCATGTCTGCGCacgtctgtctgtatgagtgtcTGCTGAGCGTCTGTCTGCTGGTCCATATGTCTGTTATGTCATCTGTCCTCGCAGAGTTTAatcacaaatggcaccatatGGCATGCAACATTCAGAGCACtaaacatttttttccccccgTATTCTTTCACTTAGTGGTGAAAATGACAACTTTATTTCAACTTAAAACAGACTTGTTTGATGATAACAAATAGCACATGACATGTATATTACAATGTTATGGAGTGTTTTTCAAAAGAATCCCTGTTTCCATGTGTGATGAAGTAGGACACTTGTTAGGTCTGAAGTGGTGTCCTCTGTTCTGAACAAGTATCTCTCAGGCTTGTCACGGCAGTGCTCTGATGTGGTGACAtggtctatgtgtctgtgtgtttatgtgggcGTGTCGCTTGTGTCACTGTCTGGGAGGCCATGTCTTTGGGCATGCCAGCTACCCTGCCCTGTACCCTGTGTGTCTAATCTACCCATGCTTGGTTCTCACATGTTCTCACACTCTCTTAACTTGTCTTTCCatgtttcctcctcctctccctccccaacccTCTACCTCTGACCCCCCTCCACGCTCAACATGTCTATCCCCatccctgcatgtgtgtgtgtgtgtgtgtgtctcccaacCTCTCCACTCTACATTCACACTTACCCTTGGTGGTCTGTGTGTTTGGCCTCTTCTCTATTTCCTGTGGTTTGATCACTTCCTATTCTTCTGTATTTGCACggcctctttctcttcctgtgtGTTTGGCTTCTCTACTCTCTGTGCCTCTTTCCCCCCTATTCTGGTTGGGTTCCCTTATTTCACTGCTGCTGCTCTACTTTCAACTCCAACTTGGAAATGTCCTCATCTTAACCTCtgcccatcatataaactacctgtctcttatatgaactctacccatcatataaactacccgtctctctTGTATGAAATCTaaccatcatataaactacctgtctctcttatATGAAATCTAACCATAATATAAACTACCTATCTCTCTTATATGAaatctacccatcatataaatgACTTGTTtctctcatatgaactctacccatcatataaactacccgtctctctcatatgTACTCTACCCTtcatataaactacccgtctctctcatataaactctacccatcatataaactacccgtctctctcacatgaactctacccatcatataaactacctgtttctctcatatgaactctacccatcatataaactacccgtctctctcatatgaactctacccatcataCAAACTACTCGTCTCTCTATCATATAAACTATGTACTATAAACTCTACCCATCATCATATAACTCTGCCcaccatcatataaactacccgtctctctcatatgaactctacccatcatataaactacctgtttctctcatatgaactctgcccatcatataaactacccgtctctctcatatgaactctacccatcatataaactacctgtctctctcatatgaaactctacccatcatatacactacctgtctctctcatatgaactctgcccatcatataaactacccgtctctctcatatgaactctaccTATCATATAcactacctgtctctctcatatgaactctgcccatcatataaactacctgtctctctcatatgaactctacccaTCGCTTGCTCTGCTCCTCTGGCCCATTCTTCACTGTACCTCGCTACCCTTTTTCATTTCAATTCATCACTCTCTCCCATATCCATTACTACACGTCCTCATTCAATCTCACACCTTCTCCACCTCTTGCTTCATAAATGTGGTTTATATGATATCACCTTCCCTTAAATAATTCCCTTCACCCTGCCTGACCCTATTCCCTGCCCCCTCACCACCCTCTCACCCTGGCTCCACCCCACTGCAGCAGTGTGAACAGCGCCCACAGTAGCGCCTCCCGCTCCTCCGGAGGCTCTCAGACTCACTCACCCAGTTCGTCCTATCGCTACCGCAGCCTGGCCCACCCGCCACCGGGGAACGCTCACCGCCTCAGCAGCGTCTCTTCCCACGACTCAGGCTTCATATCGCAGGACGCCAACGTCTACTCCAAGCCTCCCTCGCCCATGCCCTCTGACATCACCAGCCAGGTATGACTCCCGTCACAGATGTCGCTGCAGTGCTGAAACGTAGTTCCGCCCCCTCCTTGGTTTTATTTCCTCTACTCTTCTGCCCGACGTCTCTTGGTTTTGCGGTCATTCCGTCTCTTTTCTGACCTCTATTTCCCACTGCAGAAGTCGTCAAGCTCTGCATCCTCAGAGGCATCCGAGacctgccagtcagtcagtgagtgcaGCTCTCCCACAACGGTAAGTACAACAGTGACCTCGCACTCCTGTCCTATCGTGTGCAAACATATTGGAATACATGATCCACATAGCCATGCTCGTTTTAGTCATCTGTGTATTGCATACTGTAATGTTGTGCTGTATATGTGCATGAGAGAAGCTGGTAAAACTGACCGGCTGGATGGTCACCCTAAGTATGTGTTCTTCATCACCCCAGGTCAACTTGTGGTCATCTGCTCTGTCACCGCTGATCTCTTGTCTTTGCCCTCTTTTCTTCTACTACTCATACCgtttgtgtatgcgtgtgttttGGAGTACTTTttgtgcatgtacagtatgtctctgtgacCCAGAGGTCACATCACAAAGGCTCCTCCCATAAGCCTTTGGCGTTGATGGACGCTCTGACGATCACGATCTTGTCTCTCCGTTCCGCAGTTTGGCTCGTCCTTCGCTACCTTCcgccctgctctctctcacactggcTCCATCAGGCCTCTCTCTGTCATACTTCCTGCGTCCCCACCCTATAACTACTCCCCTGGATCCAACACTACCTCTCCCACATCAAAGGTTCCTTGCTGGAAGGTTTGTTTTCATCTGTACACTTTTCTTTGCCGTTTTtggttattttttttgtttttctattttaATTTGTGCTTCTTGATTTAACGCTTATTCACCAGGTTTTCTTTTCATTTCACCATCTGCTTAACTCATTCATGACTTCGTTACTTTGCTCCATAACCTGTGTGCCTTTTGTGTTGTCGTTGGCCAACAGTCTCACCCCCCTGGTTTCAAATCTCCTGTGTGGTGATTTGCTAAACTGAGCAGGACATGGGTGCCACCCATTTCACCTTTCGAAGTCTCACAAACTCAAAAGGCTTCAAACCAATAAACCCACTCATCAATTTGACCCAAtaccaaacactcacacacgaTGAGGAATCCCCCCCCAAACTACCCCCACACTGTACCCAGATGAAAGGCGTCAAACTGCTGGATAGTGGACGGGTCTCTCTCAATGGAGAGTTCGCTCTGTTGCTTTTCACTGCTTCTTATTAATCACACCCACCTCTTCAGGATTGGTCCAAGGCAGGTTCTTATGAGCAGCCATTGGCTGCCACGCTTCAGCGGAGGAAGGAGCCCCTGGATAGGCTGAAGGAGAGCGAGGCATCCCCGGGCTCCCAGGGATATGCTGGTGCTCACCCAGACGATGTCCAGAGGTCCCGAATGACCCCCGCCACCATCGCTGCCAAGGTAACAGAGAAAATGCAGATTTACCTCGCAATGGTGTGAATACAAGACACTGCTATAACACAACTGTTGGATTTTAACCCCGGATTGGAGTTTGGTGGTTATAGTCTGTCCATTGTGATTGGTAGTGGTCCTGTGCTCCTACCATGTGATAAGTGTTTGCTAAGGCTATTGATTGCGATACGGTTAGATCCTTAGTCATCATCCTAATCATGTGTTAGTCCTGTGTTAGTCCACTAGTCCCGTGTAGCTCTGTTGGTAGAGCAATCGATTCCCACGGTGGGACcagtacaattttttttttttaaatgtatacactcactactgtaagtcgcattggataagagtgtctgcttaaTGACTAAAGACAACGTGTTGTCGCATCCTCCCAGCACGGCGAAGAGGTGTCTCCAGCAGCCAGTGACCTGGCCATGGTCCTGACCCGTGGTCTCAGCATGGAGCAGCAGAAGAGCAACAGGGACTCCTTGCAGTACTCTAGTGGCTACAGCACCCAGACCACCACGCCCTCCTGCTCCGAGGACACTATCCCCTCTCAGGGTACCACTCTGACAAGTACACTCGTAGAGTaaacacctatacatacagaagtcCACCTCACGTACATTAACCAACAGAGAATGCACTCGCTGTCCTCTCTCAGGGAAACCGTCCCCAACAGCATAATACATGCAATACTCATCCTCTGAATAACACACcacacccctctatctctctctctctctctctctctctcccccagggtcGGATTATGACTGCTACTCTGTGAATGGAGATGCTGAAGGTGAGGCGTCAACTGACTTTGACAAGTCCTCCACCATCCCCCGCCACAGCAACATCGGCCAGAACTACCGACGCATGATCCAGACCAAGAGGCCGGCCAGCACCGCTGGTCTGCCCAGTGGGGCCCAGGGCGGAGTgcttggagggggagggggcattGGGACCCCTGGGACTGCCACCATCCGCCGAACCCCATCCACCAAGCCCGGTGTGAGACGTACCCTGTCTAACGCGGGCCCCATCCCCATCCGCCCGCCCATAGTGCCAGTGAAGACACCCACGGTGCCTGATGCTCCTGGGGGGTACCCCGGGCCTCCGGTACGTGTGGGCAGTGAGGAGTGTGTGTTCTACGTGGCGGATGACTCCTCCCCCAATGCTTTGGAGTATGTGAAGGCCTCTCCCAAGCGTCTGAGCCTGCCCAACACAGCGTGGGGGTCTGGGGGAGCGATGGAGATGAGTGTGTATGTCCAGCACGGCTCTGAGGAGGACCAGATGATAGCCGCTAACCGCCACAGCCTGGTGGAGAAGATAGGAGAGCTGGTGGCCAGTGCCCATGCCCTTGGGGAGGGACAGTTCCCCTACCCCAACCTCCCCGATGACCCCCCGCCTGGCCCGGCCCCCCAGCACGACCCCCAGGCCCCCGGGTCAGGCACCGACGTGCTGGTGTCCATCCGCAGGGGCGTGCGGCTCCGCAAGACCGTCTCCAACGACAGGTCTGCGCCCAGGATTTTGTGATGGCGCACAACGGAGCGGAGGGAGTGCAGCCTGCACCCACCGAGGTGCCCCAACCACTACATACAGTACTGACTCTGTAGTAAAGAAGTAAATATGACAACAGatgattacaacaacaaaaaagttgaATTATAAGTAAAtgataaataacaataataatgctGATAATGAAAAAGTAAATGATGAATAATAATGACAGGCTCTGGCCACTATAACTCTGTCGTGTCTGGGCGCATGTTTGTTTAATTAGCCCCACCATCACCACGGGATCCTCCAGACTGTATATAGAGACTCTGTCTGGACTGGACtgactgctgagagagagagggactgtttaTAGGGACCTGAACTTCCAGccaccctctccacctcctcccacaTCCCCCCCAACTCCTCACCCAACCTCTTACACCCCCCCCCATTCTAGAGTAAAGCAGAGGGAAGCAGGTGGCAGAGAGACAGGTGAAAAGTGGGGTCAATGGGGGCTCCATCGCTCCCTCTCCCTTTGGCTCAGGTCACAAGGCTCTGACGACACACTGTTAGCTTTAAACCACGGCCAACAGTGTGCGTGTGCgcccgtgtgtgtgcgcgtgtgcgtgtaaGAGGTGGGCAGAGTTCTGCTGCAGGTCAGCTGGTTGTATTTGAGAGTGGggcttctctcctctgtgtcatttTGTTGTTACCctcacactgggcacacactggctaaatcaacattgtttccacgtaatttgAATGAAATTACATTGCACCAACGTGGAACAGATGTTGAATTTTTATTGCGACATTTGATTTCCTGTTACCACTGTATGAGAAACGACAAAATGAAGCCAGGCGTATATATTTTCTAAATCCAGAGAGAACATGTGAATAGGAAATGGAGCAATAAATGCGTTTTATTTTCTGCTTGCGGAGTGGAGGAGAAACAGAAGCTGTTATCGTAGGTTTGGGTTCTCTTTTTTTAACTTGCAGGCAATCATCAGGCGTGCTCAAGTACACATGACAGTTGCTGTCTAACTTTGGCCCTGGACTTTTCTCACGTCCTTGCCtgatgtgttaaaaaaaaaaaaaaacatggaaaaCTGAAGCACTTTGAAGGTTAATTTCTAGTGTGACCACTAGGGGTCAGTGTGGTCACACTCTGTGATGAGACGAGGGTGCTGGGGGAGTGAGACAGTGGGTTGCCATGCGGTGTGCTGAATGCGTGCCACGGACCAGTGAGCGAAGCAGTTCAATTGGGGAGAGAAAAGGATGATCGAAAAAGGAAGTGATAAAGAAAGGTGGGAAATGGGAACGGAAGGATACTGGATTGGGGGAATGGTTATGTACAATGGGTCCGTGCTGAAAAATGTTGAATTCCAAAAACTGATTTATAATGTAGATCAAAACATTTATGTAAAGAGGGGGATGGTAAGCTGCTGTACTTGTCATCGCATGTTGTGAGACTCAAACATGAGATCCATAGCTAATTTGAACCTTGTGCAGCCTTACGCGGGAGCTGGCTTTGCTAAGGACATTCGAATGAAAGAGTGACTGTAGCCAGGGAGAAACAGTGAGGATGATGTAAGGGGTTGCCAGATTGGGAGGAAGAAGGGGGGCATTTATGTTTACAGAGTTAGCTGGAAGAGAGTTGATGCAGCGGAGAGAGATGGAATGAGTATTTCACTGCCTGTTCATACAGTAAGCCTGAGTTAAGAGTCAGACGCACAGGAGGAAGTCAAGACTAGAAACTGTATGAAAATAGAGTAACCTTTCATAAAATTATGTTGCCATATTTTTTTGCAATAACGTTATGCTGTAGTCTTGCTTTTATCAAGAAAAAaatcaataataataatctccAGAGAACAGTATATCACAGTGACATAGGTTCTGAGCAGGCAGAGAGAGCATTATTCTGACCGTTGTACTGTAGGGTAGGGATGAACTTCATGGGTTACTCCATGCTCCCTAGCAGTGACTGTTGATGTCCTCCCCTTGACAAcaatggccattgcaaaatgtatcTAAAtgctttaattatttatttagccTAAATAGAGCACTGTTTTAGAAATGCCTGTGGCTGTTTTAAAGCGAGGATCTGCTTTGAGAAGGTGAGAGAAACACCTGCTGTTGTCGAATATCCCTCATCTGCC
This window encodes:
- the LOC112244903 gene encoding protein MTSS 2 isoform X1, translating into METVEKECGALGGLFQAIVNDMKCSYPVWEDFSAKATKLHSQLRTTVLAAVAFLDAFQKVADMATNTRGATRDIGSALTRMCMRHRSIEAKLRHFTNALMESLITPLQDRIEDWKKTANQLDKDHAKEYKRSRHEIKKKSSDTMKLQKKARKEIQGRGDLQPQLDSAMHDVNDMYLLMEETEKQAVRRALVEERGRFCTFIGFLQPVVNGEIAMLGEITHLQAIIDDLTVLTTDPHKLPPASEQVIKDLKGSDYSWSYQTPPSSPSSSGSRKSSMCSSVNSAHSSASRSSGGSQTHSPSSSYRYRSLAHPPPGNAHRLSSVSSHDSGFISQDANVYSKPPSPMPSDITSQKSSSSASSEASETCQSVSECSSPTTFGSSFATFRPALSHTGSIRPLSVILPASPPYNYSPGSNTTSPTSKVPCWKDWSKAGSYEQPLAATLQRRKEPLDRLKESEASPGSQGYAGAHPDDVQRSRMTPATIAAKHGEEVSPAASDLAMVLTRGLSMEQQKSNRDSLQYSSGYSTQTTTPSCSEDTIPSQGTTLTRSDYDCYSVNGDAEGEASTDFDKSSTIPRHSNIGQNYRRMIQTKRPASTAGLPSGAQGGVLGGGGGIGTPGTATIRRTPSTKPGVRRTLSNAGPIPIRPPIVPVKTPTVPDAPGGYPGPPVRVGSEECVFYVADDSSPNALEYVKASPKRLSLPNTAWGSGGAMEMSVYVQHGSEEDQMIAANRHSLVEKIGELVASAHALGEGQFPYPNLPDDPPPGPAPQHDPQAPGSGTDVLVSIRRGVRLRKTVSNDRSAPRIL
- the LOC112244903 gene encoding protein MTSS 2 isoform X2, translated to METVEKECGALGGLFQAIVNDMKCSYPVWEDFSAKATKLHSQLRTTVLAAVAFLDAFQKVADMATNTRGATRDIGSALTRMCMRHRSIEAKLRHFTNALMESLITPLQDRIEDWKKTANQLDKDHAKEYKRSRHEIKKKSSDTMKLQKKARKGRGDLQPQLDSAMHDVNDMYLLMEETEKQAVRRALVEERGRFCTFIGFLQPVVNGEIAMLGEITHLQAIIDDLTVLTTDPHKLPPASEQVIKDLKGSDYSWSYQTPPSSPSSSGSRKSSMCSSVNSAHSSASRSSGGSQTHSPSSSYRYRSLAHPPPGNAHRLSSVSSHDSGFISQDANVYSKPPSPMPSDITSQKSSSSASSEASETCQSVSECSSPTTFGSSFATFRPALSHTGSIRPLSVILPASPPYNYSPGSNTTSPTSKVPCWKDWSKAGSYEQPLAATLQRRKEPLDRLKESEASPGSQGYAGAHPDDVQRSRMTPATIAAKHGEEVSPAASDLAMVLTRGLSMEQQKSNRDSLQYSSGYSTQTTTPSCSEDTIPSQGTTLTRSDYDCYSVNGDAEGEASTDFDKSSTIPRHSNIGQNYRRMIQTKRPASTAGLPSGAQGGVLGGGGGIGTPGTATIRRTPSTKPGVRRTLSNAGPIPIRPPIVPVKTPTVPDAPGGYPGPPVRVGSEECVFYVADDSSPNALEYVKASPKRLSLPNTAWGSGGAMEMSVYVQHGSEEDQMIAANRHSLVEKIGELVASAHALGEGQFPYPNLPDDPPPGPAPQHDPQAPGSGTDVLVSIRRGVRLRKTVSNDRSAPRIL
- the LOC112244903 gene encoding protein MTSS 2 isoform X5 is translated as METVEKECGALGGLFQAIVNDMKCSYPVWEDFSAKATKLHSQLRTTVLAAVAFLDAFQKVADMATNTRGATRDIGSALTRMCMRHRSIEAKLRHFTNALMESLITPLQDRIEDWKKTANQLDKDHAKEYKRSRHEIKKKSSDTMKLQKKARKGRGDLQPQLDSAMHDVNDMYLLMEETEKQAVRRALVEERGRFCTFIGFLQPVVNGEIAMLGEITHLQAIIDDLTVLTTDPHKLPPASEQVIKDLKGSDYSWSYQTPPSSPSSSGSRKSSMCSLAHPPPGNAHRLSSVSSHDSGFISQDANVYSKPPSPMPSDITSQKSSSSASSEASETCQSVSECSSPTTFGSSFATFRPALSHTGSIRPLSVILPASPPYNYSPGSNTTSPTSKVPCWKDWSKAGSYEQPLAATLQRRKEPLDRLKESEASPGSQGYAGAHPDDVQRSRMTPATIAAKHGEEVSPAASDLAMVLTRGLSMEQQKSNRDSLQYSSGYSTQTTTPSCSEDTIPSQGTTLTRSDYDCYSVNGDAEGEASTDFDKSSTIPRHSNIGQNYRRMIQTKRPASTAGLPSGAQGGVLGGGGGIGTPGTATIRRTPSTKPGVRRTLSNAGPIPIRPPIVPVKTPTVPDAPGGYPGPPVRVGSEECVFYVADDSSPNALEYVKASPKRLSLPNTAWGSGGAMEMSVYVQHGSEEDQMIAANRHSLVEKIGELVASAHALGEGQFPYPNLPDDPPPGPAPQHDPQAPGSGTDVLVSIRRGVRLRKTVSNDRSAPRIL
- the LOC112244903 gene encoding protein MTSS 2 isoform X3, with the translated sequence METVEKECGALGGLFQAIVNDMKCSYPVWEDFSAKATKLHSQLRTTVLAAVAFLDAFQKVADMATNTRGATRDIGSALTRMCMRHRSIEAKLRHFTNALMESLITPLQDRIEDWKKTANQLDKDHAKEYKRSRHEIKKKSSDTMKLQKKARKEIQGRGDLQPQLDSAMHDVNDMYLLMEETEKQAVRRALVEERGRFCTFIGFLQPVVNGEIAMLGEITHLQAIIDDLTVLTTDPHKLPPASEQVIKDLKGSDYSWSYQTPPSSPSSSGSRKSSMCSSVNSAHSSASRSSGGSQTHSPSSSYRYRSLAHPPPGNAHRLSSVSSHDSGFISQDANVYSKPPSPMPSDITSQKSSSSASSEASETCQSVSECSSPTTFGSSFATFRPALSHTGSIRPLSVILPASPPYNYSPGSNTTSPTSKVPCWKDWSKAGSYEQPLAATLQRRKEPLDRLKESEASPGSQGYAGAHPDDVQRSRMTPATIAAKHGEEVSPAASDLAMVLTRGLSMEQQKSNRDSLQYSSGYSTQTTTPSCSEDTIPSQGSDYDCYSVNGDAEGEASTDFDKSSTIPRHSNIGQNYRRMIQTKRPASTAGLPSGAQGGVLGGGGGIGTPGTATIRRTPSTKPGVRRTLSNAGPIPIRPPIVPVKTPTVPDAPGGYPGPPVRVGSEECVFYVADDSSPNALEYVKASPKRLSLPNTAWGSGGAMEMSVYVQHGSEEDQMIAANRHSLVEKIGELVASAHALGEGQFPYPNLPDDPPPGPAPQHDPQAPGSGTDVLVSIRRGVRLRKTVSNDRSAPRIL
- the LOC112244903 gene encoding protein MTSS 2 isoform X9, which produces METVEKECGALGGLFQAIVNDMKCSYPVWEDFSAKATKLHSQLRTTVLAAVAFLDAFQKVADMATNTRGATRDIGSALTRMCMRHRSIEAKLRHFTNALMESLITPLQDRIEDWKKTANQLDKDHAKEYKRSRHEIKKKSSDTMKLQKKARKEIQGRGDLQPQLDSAMHDVNDMYLLMEETEKQAVRRALVEERGRFCTFIGFLQPVVNGEIAMLGEITHLQAIIDDLTVLTTDPHKLPPASEQVIKDLKGSDYSWSYQTPPSSPSSSGSRKSSMCSLAHPPPGNAHRLSSVSSHDSGFISQDANVYSKPPSPMPSDITSQKSSSSASSEASETCQSVSECSSPTTFGSSFATFRPALSHTGSIRPLSVILPASPPYNYSPGSNTTSPTSKVPCWKDWSKAGSYEQPLAATLQRRKEPLDRLKESEASPGSQGYAGAHPDDVQRSRMTPATIAAKHGEEVSPAASDLAMVLTRGLSMEQQKSNRDSLQYSSGYSTQTTTPSCSEDTIPSQGSDYDCYSVNGDAEGEASTDFDKSSTIPRHSNIGQNYRRMIQTKRPASTAGLPSGAQGGVLGGGGGIGTPGTATIRRTPSTKPGVRRTLSNAGPIPIRPPIVPVKTPTVPDAPGGYPGPPVRVGSEECVFYVADDSSPNALEYVKASPKRLSLPNTAWGSGGAMEMSVYVQHGSEEDQMIAANRHSLVEKIGELVASAHALGEGQFPYPNLPDDPPPGPAPQHDPQAPGSGTDVLVSIRRGVRLRKTVSNDRSAPRIL
- the LOC112244903 gene encoding protein MTSS 2 isoform X6, which encodes METVEKECGALGGLFQAIVNDMKCSYPVWEDFSAKATKLHSQLRTTVLAAVAFLDAFQKVADMATNTRGATRDIGSALTRMCMRHRSIEAKLRHFTNALMESLITPLQDRIEDWKKTANQLDKDHAKEYKRSRHEIKKKSSDTMKLQKKARKEIQGRGDLQPQLDSAMHDVNDMYLLMEETEKQAVRRALVEERGRFCTFIGFLQPVVNGEIAMLGEITHLQAIIDDLTVLTTDPHKLPPASEQVIKDLKGSDYSWSYQTPPSSPSSSGSRKSSMCSSVNSAHSSASRSSGGSQTHSPSSSYRYRSLAHPPPGNAHRLSSVSSHDSGFISQDANVYSKPPSPMPSDITSQKSSSSASSEASETCQSVSECSSPTTDWSKAGSYEQPLAATLQRRKEPLDRLKESEASPGSQGYAGAHPDDVQRSRMTPATIAAKHGEEVSPAASDLAMVLTRGLSMEQQKSNRDSLQYSSGYSTQTTTPSCSEDTIPSQGTTLTRSDYDCYSVNGDAEGEASTDFDKSSTIPRHSNIGQNYRRMIQTKRPASTAGLPSGAQGGVLGGGGGIGTPGTATIRRTPSTKPGVRRTLSNAGPIPIRPPIVPVKTPTVPDAPGGYPGPPVRVGSEECVFYVADDSSPNALEYVKASPKRLSLPNTAWGSGGAMEMSVYVQHGSEEDQMIAANRHSLVEKIGELVASAHALGEGQFPYPNLPDDPPPGPAPQHDPQAPGSGTDVLVSIRRGVRLRKTVSNDRSAPRIL
- the LOC112244903 gene encoding protein MTSS 2 isoform X10; amino-acid sequence: METVEKECGALGGLFQAIVNDMKCSYPVWEDFSAKATKLHSQLRTTVLAAVAFLDAFQKVADMATNTRGATRDIGSALTRMCMRHRSIEAKLRHFTNALMESLITPLQDRIEDWKKTANQLDKDHAKEYKRSRHEIKKKSSDTMKLQKKARKGRGDLQPQLDSAMHDVNDMYLLMEETEKQAVRRALVEERGRFCTFIGFLQPVVNGEIAMLGEITHLQAIIDDLTVLTTDPHKLPPASEQVIKDLKGSDYSWSYQTPPSSPSSSGSRKSSMCSSVNSAHSSASRSSGGSQTHSPSSSYRYRSLAHPPPGNAHRLSSVSSHDSGFISQDANVYSKPPSPMPSDITSQKSSSSASSEASETCQSVSECSSPTTFGSSFATFRPALSHTGSIRPLSVILPASPPYNYSPGSNTTSPTSKVPCWKDWSKAGSYEQPLAATLQRRKEPLDRLKESEASPGSQGYAGAHPDDVQRSRMTPATIAAKHGEEVSPAASDLAMVLTRGLSMEQQKSNRDSLQYSSGYSTQTTTPSCSEDTIPSQGSDYDCYSVNGDAEGEASTDFDKSSTIPRHSNIGQNYRRMIQTKRPASTAGLPSGAQGGVLGGGGGIGTPGTATIRRTPSTKPGVRRTLSNAGPIPIRPPIVPVKTPTVPDAPGGYPGPPVRVGSEECVFYVADDSSPNALEYVKASPKRLSLPNTAWGSGGAMEMSVYVQHGSEEDQMIAANRHSLVEKIGELVASAHALGEGQFPYPNLPDDPPPGPAPQHDPQAPGSGTDVLVSIRRGVRLRKTVSNDRSAPRIL
- the LOC112244903 gene encoding protein MTSS 2 isoform X7 gives rise to the protein METVEKECGALGGLFQAIVNDMKCSYPVWEDFSAKATKLHSQLRTTVLAAVAFLDAFQKVADMATNTRGATRDIGSALTRMCMRHRSIEAKLRHFTNALMESLITPLQDRIEDWKKTANQLDKDHAKEYKRSRHEIKKKSSDTMKLQKKARKEIQGRGDLQPQLDSAMHDVNDMYLLMEETEKQAVRRALVEERGRFCTFIGFLQPVVNGEIAMLGEITHLQAIIDDLTVLTTDPHKLPPASEQVIKDLKGSDYSWSYQTPPSSPSSSGSRKSSMCSSVNSAHSSASRSSGGSQTHSPSSSYRYRSLAHPPPGNAHRLSSVSSHDSGFISQDANVYSKPPSPMPSDITSQKSSSSASSEASETCQSVSECSSPTTDWSKAGSYEQPLAATLQRRKEPLDRLKESEASPGSQGYAGAHPDDVQRSRMTPATIAAKHGEEVSPAASDLAMVLTRGLSMEQQKSNRDSLQYSSGYSTQTTTPSCSEDTIPSQGSDYDCYSVNGDAEGEASTDFDKSSTIPRHSNIGQNYRRMIQTKRPASTAGLPSGAQGGVLGGGGGIGTPGTATIRRTPSTKPGVRRTLSNAGPIPIRPPIVPVKTPTVPDAPGGYPGPPVRVGSEECVFYVADDSSPNALEYVKASPKRLSLPNTAWGSGGAMEMSVYVQHGSEEDQMIAANRHSLVEKIGELVASAHALGEGQFPYPNLPDDPPPGPAPQHDPQAPGSGTDVLVSIRRGVRLRKTVSNDRSAPRIL